In Geminocystis sp. NIES-3709, a single genomic region encodes these proteins:
- the rpaB gene encoding response regulator transcription factor RpaB, producing MENHKEKILVVDDEASIRRILETRLSMIGYDVVTAADGEDAIATFHATQPDLVVLDVMMPKLDGYGVCQELRKESDIPIIMLTALGDVADRITGLELGADDYVVKPFSPKELEARIRSVLRRIDKTGTAGIPSSGVISINSIRIDTNKRQVYKGDQRIRLTGMEFSLLELLVSKSGDAFSRSEILQEVWGYTPERHVDTRVVDVHVSRLRAKLEEDPSNPELILTARGTGYLFQRILEPGEKKPS from the coding sequence TTATCCATGATTGGTTATGATGTTGTCACCGCCGCCGATGGAGAAGATGCGATCGCCACATTCCATGCAACTCAACCAGATTTGGTGGTTTTAGACGTAATGATGCCTAAATTAGACGGTTACGGTGTCTGTCAAGAATTACGCAAAGAATCAGACATTCCCATTATTATGTTAACGGCTTTGGGTGATGTCGCCGATCGAATTACGGGGTTAGAGTTGGGTGCAGATGATTATGTAGTTAAACCCTTTTCTCCGAAAGAATTAGAGGCTCGTATTCGCTCCGTATTACGAAGAATTGATAAAACAGGTACAGCAGGAATTCCTAGTTCTGGGGTAATATCCATTAACAGTATCCGTATTGATACTAATAAAAGACAAGTATATAAAGGTGATCAACGGATTCGTTTAACAGGCATGGAGTTTAGCCTGTTGGAATTGTTGGTAAGTAAATCGGGAGATGCTTTTTCTCGATCAGAAATATTACAAGAAGTGTGGGGATATACACCAGAGCGTCACGTGGACACAAGAGTCGTAGATGTTCATGTGTCTCGTTTAAGAGCTAAATTAGAAGAAGATCCCAGTAATCCTGAACTTATTTTAACTGCTAGAGGTACTGGTTATCTCTTTCAAAGAATTTTAGAACCGGGAGAGAAAAAACCTAGTTAG
- a CDS encoding cofactor assembly of complex C subunit B yields the protein MAQKQENQFIQNLPLVAGIMGGFLLMINRLTTPTVLDSQARSDALGVILCAMLLLTSILLRQIKSVPPQSVTLIGEEGIEFDPDLSEVVKTELAWASHLILNNTVTKSIVVYYQGKTLLRRGVFGENNTITPGTILQRVMTTQKPVYLVDLKHYPGKIEFDYLPSNIQGLICIPLQNQGVVILATNIPRSYTKQDESWIQGITEKIALTINSNTPK from the coding sequence ATGGCACAAAAACAAGAAAATCAGTTTATCCAAAATTTGCCCTTAGTTGCAGGAATTATGGGCGGTTTTTTGTTGATGATTAATCGTTTAACTACTCCCACCGTATTAGATTCTCAAGCTCGATCGGATGCTCTGGGGGTAATTCTTTGTGCTATGCTTTTATTGACGAGTATTTTGCTACGGCAAATAAAATCTGTCCCCCCCCAAAGCGTTACTTTGATTGGTGAGGAAGGTATTGAATTTGACCCTGATTTATCTGAAGTAGTTAAAACTGAATTAGCATGGGCAAGTCATCTTATTCTCAATAATACTGTTACTAAGTCGATCGTGGTTTATTATCAGGGTAAAACTCTATTGCGTAGAGGAGTTTTTGGTGAAAATAATACCATCACCCCCGGTACAATTTTGCAAAGAGTGATGACGACTCAAAAACCTGTTTATCTAGTTGATTTAAAACATTATCCGGGTAAAATTGAGTTTGATTATCTCCCTTCTAATATTCAAGGCTTAATCTGTATTCCGTTACAAAATCAAGGGGTTGTTATCCTAGCAACAAACATTCCTCGTAGCTATACAAAACAAGATGAATCATGGATTCAAGGCATTACCGAAAAAATAGCACTGACAATAAACTCAAACACACCTAAATAG
- a CDS encoding ABC transporter permease — translation MNYLIKRILISLPTLLAISVVIFFILALAPGDPLSEFGSNPNITAEIRENIRKSLGLDQPIYVRYFKWLGAFFRGDLGYSFNSRSPVIDLIWQRLPNTLMIVGIAYLISIIIAIPMGLISAVKRYSLLDNILTSIALFGYSIPPFFTGLLLIIIFSVKLKWLPFIYDSNLIVTDFTSFLAQIKQSIMPIIVLSLYQTAVLMRFMRSSVTEELSHDYVRTAYSKGLNTYQVVVKHILRNALIPVVTLIALDIPSIFTGALVTEQIFRIPGIGALLIESIYRSDTPVVMAIAMIYGILIVIFNLIADLSYSWLDPRVTIN, via the coding sequence ATGAATTATTTAATTAAAAGAATCTTGATTTCTCTACCTACATTATTAGCTATTAGTGTGGTTATATTTTTTATATTAGCTCTTGCTCCGGGTGATCCACTCAGTGAGTTTGGTTCTAATCCTAATATTACCGCAGAAATAAGAGAAAATATTAGAAAATCTTTAGGTTTAGATCAACCTATTTATGTTCGCTATTTTAAGTGGCTTGGGGCTTTTTTTCGAGGAGATTTAGGTTATTCTTTTAATAGTCGAAGTCCTGTTATAGATTTGATTTGGCAACGTCTTCCTAATACTTTAATGATTGTGGGAATTGCTTATTTAATAAGCATTATTATTGCTATTCCTATGGGTTTAATTTCAGCAGTTAAACGTTATTCTTTACTCGATAATATTCTCACTTCGATCGCACTTTTTGGCTATTCTATTCCTCCTTTTTTCACGGGATTATTATTAATAATTATCTTTAGTGTGAAACTAAAATGGCTACCTTTTATTTATGATAGTAATTTAATTGTTACTGATTTTACTTCTTTTTTAGCTCAAATAAAACAGTCTATAATGCCGATCATAGTATTAAGTTTATATCAAACGGCGGTGCTAATGCGATTTATGCGATCGTCTGTTACCGAAGAATTAAGCCATGATTATGTACGAACAGCTTATAGTAAAGGATTAAATACTTATCAAGTAGTTGTTAAACATATTTTACGCAATGCTTTAATACCTGTTGTTACCCTCATTGCATTAGATATTCCTAGTATTTTTACTGGTGCATTAGTTACAGAACAAATTTTTCGTATTCCGGGTATCGGTGCATTATTGATTGAATCTATTTATCGTAGTGATACTCCCGTAGTTATGGCGATCGCAATGATTTATGGTATTTTAATTGTGATATTTAATTTAATTGCTGATTTAAGTTATTCATGGCTAGATCCTAGGGTTACTATCAATTAA
- the cynS gene encoding cyanase, translating to MAIAKITETLLKAKKAKGITFQELEKILGQDEVWIASVFYRQATANESEAKTILETLDLPLELVEELTIPPVKGSLDPVIPTDPLIYRFYEIMQVYGMPLKDVIQEKFGDGIMSAIDFTLDVEKIPDPKGDRVQVVMCGKFLPYKKW from the coding sequence ATGGCGATCGCAAAAATCACAGAAACATTATTAAAGGCAAAAAAAGCAAAAGGTATTACATTTCAAGAGTTAGAAAAAATTTTAGGTCAAGATGAAGTCTGGATTGCTTCTGTTTTTTATCGTCAAGCTACCGCTAATGAATCAGAAGCAAAAACAATTTTAGAAACTTTGGATTTACCCTTAGAGTTAGTTGAAGAATTAACTATTCCCCCCGTTAAAGGTTCATTAGACCCTGTAATTCCTACTGATCCTTTAATTTATCGTTTTTATGAAATTATGCAGGTATATGGAATGCCTTTAAAGGACGTGATCCAAGAAAAATTCGGAGATGGTATCATGAGTGCTATTGACTTTACCTTAGATGTGGAAAAAATTCCAGATCCTAAAGGCGATCGAGTACAAGTCGTAATGTGTGGTAAATTTTTACCGTACAAAAAATGGTAA
- a CDS encoding IS630 family transposase translates to MRFVTRLAPETQQLLKTIEQKSKYYQVRHRAKSILLSYQGYKITQIMLILNISRNTIYNWLNNWEKNGLNGLYSLKGRGRKSTLNEQQELKVKEWIKSHPKTLKIVQEKIENEWEIKISKDTIKRLAKKKGMGWYRFKKRVKGEVCPELYQQKKRQLEQLKRAENEGKIDIYYGDESGFSLVPCLPYGWQEKGRKIERESSLSKRLNVLGFMKKNNELESYVFESSINSDVVIACIDNLSKKIKKETVLVMDNASIHQNKKFWNKEEEWEKKGLKIFFLPPYSPQLNKIEILWRFMKYKWLENSCYKSYLDLVKGVENILINFGSKYTINFA, encoded by the coding sequence ATGCGATTTGTTACCAGATTAGCTCCAGAAACACAACAGTTATTAAAGACTATTGAACAAAAAAGTAAATACTATCAAGTTAGACATCGAGCAAAATCGATTTTGTTAAGTTATCAAGGTTATAAAATTACTCAAATAATGTTAATATTAAATATTAGTAGAAATACAATTTATAATTGGCTTAATAATTGGGAAAAAAATGGTTTAAATGGATTATATAGCTTGAAGGGAAGAGGAAGAAAATCAACTTTAAATGAGCAACAAGAATTAAAAGTAAAAGAATGGATAAAATCTCATCCAAAAACCTTAAAGATAGTTCAAGAAAAAATAGAAAATGAGTGGGAGATAAAAATAAGCAAAGATACGATAAAAAGATTAGCAAAAAAAAAGGGCATGGGGTGGTATCGGTTCAAGAAAAGGGTAAAAGGGGAAGTATGCCCTGAATTATACCAACAAAAAAAGAGACAATTAGAGCAACTAAAAAGAGCAGAAAATGAAGGAAAAATAGATATATATTATGGTGATGAAAGTGGATTTAGTTTAGTACCTTGTTTACCTTATGGATGGCAAGAAAAAGGGAGAAAAATAGAAAGAGAAAGTAGCCTAAGTAAAAGATTAAATGTGTTAGGATTTATGAAAAAAAATAATGAGTTAGAAAGCTATGTATTTGAGTCATCAATCAATAGTGATGTCGTGATAGCTTGTATAGATAACTTGAGTAAAAAAATAAAGAAGGAAACAGTATTAGTAATGGATAATGCCTCGATTCACCAAAATAAAAAATTCTGGAATAAAGAAGAAGAATGGGAAAAAAAAGGATTAAAAATATTCTTTCTACCACCCTATTCACCACAATTAAACAAAATAGAAATACTGTGGAGATTTATGAAATATAAATGGTTAGAGAACTCCTGTTATAAAAGTTATTTAGATTTAGTAAAAGGAGTAGAAAATATTCTTATAAACTTTGGTTCAAAATATACAATTAATTTTGCCTAG
- a CDS encoding helix-turn-helix domain-containing protein, translating into MITEEKIRLTKGSDNVFEDLGFSHVEAMNLKIRTDLMIELRSFILKKGWTQSEAAQFFNETQPRISNLMNVDISRFSVDKLLNMIAKANMKVKLEVF; encoded by the coding sequence ATGATTACTGAAGAAAAAATACGACTAACAAAAGGAAGCGACAATGTTTTTGAAGATTTGGGATTTAGCCATGTAGAGGCTATGAATTTAAAAATAAGAACTGATTTAATGATTGAATTGCGTTCATTTATTTTAAAAAAGGGCTGGACTCAATCAGAAGCGGCACAATTTTTTAATGAAACCCAGCCTAGAATTAGTAATCTTATGAATGTCGATATTTCCCGTTTTAGTGTCGATAAATTATTAAATATGATTGCTAAAGCAAACATGAAAGTAAAATTAGAAGTTTTTTAA
- a CDS encoding type II toxin-antitoxin system RelE/ParE family toxin codes for MSDKPIQWIGTSKEDLKNFPEDAKYKIGGQLRLIQQGKQPIDFKPMPVIGKGAEEIRIETGDSYRVFYVARFPESVYILHAFEKKPQKRILS; via the coding sequence ATGTCAGATAAACCGATCCAATGGATTGGAACTTCTAAAGAAGATTTAAAAAATTTTCCTGAAGATGCTAAATATAAAATTGGGGGACAACTTAGATTAATTCAGCAAGGAAAACAGCCTATAGACTTTAAACCTATGCCTGTTATTGGTAAAGGTGCTGAGGAGATTAGAATCGAGACTGGAGATAGTTATAGAGTCTTTTATGTAGCAAGATTTCCAGAATCTGTTTATATTCTCCATGCCTTTGAGAAAAAACCTCAAAAAAGGATATTGAGTTAG
- the recG gene encoding ATP-dependent DNA helicase RecG, with protein sequence MNKIDNSFDWQRIEKSLAYEKELGYKNVLGKQYRFNEFLCLTFGNVPPINNLLIAFKWQKIAQQYAIYPQLTLQERIDLINDTEILITEIQAKLENNFIGYEPPSLVEKLPLKTSEVKTINTPAKEIKLDDLVIDLKSIIYKQKQPLNKLGINKVRDLLFYYPRDHIDYARKIDICDLEAGETVTIIGKVKKCDCFSSPKNKKLTILNIIIRDHTGELKINRFYAGNYYSNRGWQEKMKRMYPIGALIAASGLVKENKYGITLDNPEFEVLDSQGGNINSFKIGRLLPVYSLTEGIPADVIRKGVMEAMPVLKQIHDPLPVIIKQQYSLIDLQTAIAQIHYPEDNDKLSHARRRLIFDEFFYLQLGFLNRKQQEKESRKAVAFTPHGKLIEQFNEILPFKLTNAQQRVINEIEQDLQSDSPMNRLVQGDVGSGKTIVAVFAILAALQSGYQGALMAPTEVLAEQHYRKIVEWFNLLHLPVELLTGSTKIAKRREIHAQLQSGELPLLIGTHALIQDPVNFCNLGLVVIDEQHRFGVQQRSRLLAKGKAPHVLTMTATPIPRTLALTLHGDLDVSQIDELPPGRQAIQTSALTGKERLQAYELIKREVAQGRQAYVIFPMIEESEKLDVKAAVAEHQKFSEKIFPDFNVGLLHGRMSSIEKEGALNAFRNNETQIIVSTTVIEVGVDVPNATVMLIENAERFGLSQLHQLRGRVGRGSHKSYCLLISGSKTGDAMQRLSVLEQSQDGFFISEMDLRLRGPGEVLGSRQSGLPDFALASLVEDQEVLVLAREAAEKILLQHKYLKDTPSLKDELERRYKKLIGAQILM encoded by the coding sequence ATGAATAAGATAGATAATAGTTTTGATTGGCAAAGAATAGAAAAATCCTTGGCTTATGAAAAGGAGTTGGGGTACAAAAATGTACTAGGAAAACAATATCGCTTCAATGAATTTTTATGCTTAACTTTTGGTAATGTACCTCCTATTAATAACTTATTAATTGCTTTTAAATGGCAAAAAATTGCTCAACAATATGCTATTTATCCTCAATTAACTTTACAGGAAAGAATTGATTTAATTAATGATACAGAAATTTTAATTACAGAAATTCAAGCAAAACTAGAAAATAATTTCATCGGTTATGAACCTCCTTCTCTAGTTGAAAAACTGCCTCTTAAAACTTCTGAAGTTAAGACAATTAATACTCCTGCAAAAGAGATAAAATTAGATGATCTCGTTATTGATTTAAAGAGTATTATTTATAAACAAAAACAACCTTTAAACAAATTAGGTATTAATAAAGTCAGAGATTTATTATTTTACTATCCCAGAGATCATATTGATTATGCTCGTAAAATTGATATTTGTGACTTGGAAGCAGGAGAAACTGTAACTATTATTGGCAAGGTGAAAAAATGTGATTGTTTTAGTAGTCCAAAAAATAAAAAATTGACCATTCTTAATATTATAATTCGAGATCACACAGGAGAGTTAAAAATCAATCGTTTTTATGCTGGAAACTATTACAGTAATAGGGGTTGGCAAGAAAAAATGAAACGGATGTACCCAATCGGTGCCTTAATTGCCGCATCGGGGTTAGTAAAGGAAAATAAATACGGCATCACCCTTGATAATCCTGAGTTTGAAGTTTTAGACAGTCAAGGGGGGAATATTAATTCCTTCAAAATTGGACGTTTATTGCCTGTGTATTCTCTCACGGAAGGCATCCCAGCAGATGTGATTCGCAAAGGAGTGATGGAAGCGATGCCCGTTTTAAAACAAATCCATGATCCTTTACCTGTTATTATTAAGCAACAGTATAGTTTAATTGATTTACAAACTGCGATCGCACAAATTCATTATCCTGAAGACAATGATAAACTAAGTCATGCTAGAAGAAGACTTATATTTGATGAATTTTTCTATCTGCAACTAGGATTTTTAAACCGTAAACAGCAAGAAAAGGAAAGCCGTAAAGCAGTTGCTTTTACCCCTCATGGAAAACTCATCGAACAATTTAACGAAATTTTACCCTTTAAATTGACCAACGCACAACAACGGGTTATCAATGAAATTGAGCAGGATTTGCAATCAGATTCCCCCATGAATCGCTTAGTACAAGGAGATGTAGGTTCAGGAAAAACGATCGTAGCTGTATTTGCTATACTGGCGGCTTTACAATCAGGTTATCAAGGGGCATTGATGGCACCAACAGAAGTATTAGCAGAGCAACATTATAGGAAGATAGTCGAGTGGTTTAATCTTCTTCATTTGCCTGTAGAATTGCTTACAGGTTCAACAAAGATAGCTAAACGGAGGGAGATACACGCTCAACTGCAAAGTGGAGAATTACCCCTTTTAATTGGCACTCACGCTTTAATCCAAGATCCTGTCAATTTTTGCAATCTAGGATTAGTTGTAATCGATGAGCAACATAGATTCGGAGTACAACAACGATCGAGATTACTAGCGAAAGGAAAAGCACCTCATGTATTAACTATGACAGCAACCCCTATTCCTCGTACCCTTGCTTTAACTCTTCACGGCGACTTGGATGTTAGCCAAATAGACGAGTTACCCCCCGGCAGACAAGCAATTCAAACGAGTGCCTTAACAGGAAAAGAGCGCCTCCAAGCCTACGAATTGATTAAGCGAGAAGTGGCACAAGGAAGACAGGCTTATGTTATCTTTCCCATGATTGAAGAATCCGAAAAGCTAGACGTAAAGGCGGCTGTAGCCGAGCATCAAAAATTTAGTGAAAAAATCTTTCCTGATTTTAATGTGGGTTTACTTCATGGTAGGATGTCCTCGATCGAAAAGGAAGGGGCTTTAAATGCCTTTAGGAATAACGAGACTCAAATAATTGTTTCTACCACCGTTATCGAGGTAGGAGTTGATGTGCCTAATGCGACAGTCATGTTAATAGAAAATGCAGAAAGGTTTGGTTTGTCACAATTGCATCAATTAAGGGGGAGAGTCGGTAGAGGTAGCCATAAGTCTTACTGTTTATTGATAAGTGGTAGTAAAACAGGAGATGCCATGCAAAGATTAAGTGTTTTAGAACAATCACAAGACGGTTTCTTCATCTCAGAAATGGATTTGAGATTAAGAGGGCCAGGTGAAGTATTAGGTAGTCGTCAGTCTGGGTTGCCAGATTTTGCCTTAGCCAGTTTAGTGGAAGATCAAGAGGTGTTAGTATTAGCAAGAGAAGCCGCAGAAAAAATCTTGTTACAACATAAATATTTGAAAGATACTCCTTCTTTAAAAGACGAATTAGAAAGACGTTATAAAAAGTTGATTGGCGCACAAATTTTGATGTGA
- the argB gene encoding acetylglutamate kinase, with product MEKDLRESEYFIETEATRVRVLSEALPYIQKFAGRTIVVKYGGAAMKDSTLKEYVIRDIVFLASVGVHPVVVHGGGPEINTWLTKLGIEPQFKDGLRVTDAATMDVVEMVLVGRVNKELVAMVNNAGGKAVGICGKDGNLVEARSVDREKVGFVGEVMSVDSSLVHSLVQSGYVPIISSVAADADGQAHNINADTIAGEIAAALGAEKLILLTDTPGILEDYKDPSTLLYKLSIQDARDLIDQGIVGGGMIPKVNCCVRSLAQGVKAAHIIDGRIPHALLLEIFTDDGIGSMIVP from the coding sequence ATGGAAAAAGATCTTAGAGAAAGTGAGTATTTTATCGAAACAGAAGCCACTAGAGTAAGAGTATTAAGTGAAGCCCTACCATATATACAAAAGTTTGCAGGACGTACGATCGTGGTTAAATATGGTGGTGCGGCCATGAAAGATAGTACTCTCAAAGAGTATGTTATTCGAGATATTGTTTTTCTAGCTTCGGTGGGAGTTCATCCTGTAGTAGTTCATGGAGGAGGCCCAGAAATTAATACTTGGTTGACTAAATTAGGCATTGAGCCTCAATTTAAGGACGGTTTAAGGGTGACTGATGCCGCTACTATGGATGTGGTAGAAATGGTGTTAGTCGGGCGCGTTAACAAAGAATTAGTGGCAATGGTGAATAATGCCGGTGGAAAGGCTGTAGGTATTTGCGGAAAAGATGGTAATTTAGTAGAAGCTCGATCCGTCGATCGAGAAAAAGTTGGTTTTGTGGGAGAAGTAATGAGTGTAGATAGTAGTCTTGTACACTCTCTTGTGCAAAGTGGTTATGTACCGATTATTTCTAGTGTAGCGGCTGATGCTGATGGACAAGCCCATAATATTAATGCAGATACCATTGCAGGGGAAATTGCGGCGGCATTAGGAGCAGAAAAGTTAATTTTATTAACAGACACCCCCGGTATTTTAGAGGATTATAAAGATCCTTCTACTTTACTTTACAAACTATCTATTCAAGATGCTAGAGATTTAATTGATCAAGGTATTGTCGGCGGTGGTATGATACCTAAGGTTAATTGTTGTGTTCGATCGTTAGCCCAAGGAGTAAAAGCCGCTCATATTATCGATGGGAGAATACCCCATGCTTTACTACTAGAGATTTTCACTGATGATGGTATTGGTTCAATGATTGTTCCGTAA
- the sufR gene encoding iron-sulfur cluster biosynthesis transcriptional regulator SufR, which translates to MLTSLQQSSKEMILQYLLKENKASVQNIAQAMNISPQATRRHLKELEDQGLLDRDSIQVKTGRPQYLYYLSRKGRDRFPQNYGEFAVSFLDTLTETVGENQVTKVLEKQWRRKAESYRQYITGKTLLERVNQLVEIRKREGYMAELFCVDNESTDNIQQFFLTENNCAISEVAESYPQVCGHELEMFAVLFPDCQIERTNWINNGEHRCGYLIQPKSMVI; encoded by the coding sequence ATGCTAACTTCCCTACAACAATCTAGTAAAGAGATGATTTTGCAATATCTGCTGAAGGAAAATAAGGCTTCAGTTCAAAATATTGCTCAAGCGATGAATATTAGTCCTCAAGCGACTCGTCGGCATCTAAAAGAATTAGAAGATCAAGGATTGCTCGATCGAGATTCTATTCAAGTCAAAACAGGCAGACCACAATATTTATATTATCTTTCTCGAAAAGGACGCGATCGATTTCCTCAAAATTATGGAGAATTTGCCGTTTCTTTTTTGGATACTCTTACAGAAACTGTTGGTGAAAATCAGGTAACGAAAGTATTAGAAAAACAATGGCGAAGAAAAGCAGAAAGTTATCGTCAATATATCACAGGAAAAACTTTACTTGAGAGAGTAAATCAATTAGTAGAAATTAGAAAAAGAGAAGGATACATGGCAGAGTTATTTTGTGTTGACAATGAATCAACAGATAATATTCAACAATTTTTTCTCACAGAGAACAATTGTGCTATTTCTGAAGTTGCAGAGTCTTACCCTCAAGTTTGTGGTCATGAATTAGAAATGTTTGCTGTTTTATTTCCTGATTGTCAAATAGAAAGAACTAATTGGATTAATAATGGAGAACATCGTTGCGGTTATTTAATTCAACCGAAATCAATGGTAATTTGA
- a CDS encoding P-II family nitrogen regulator yields the protein MKKIEAIIRPFKLDEVKIALVNAGIVGMTVSEVRGFGRQKGQTERYRGSEYTVEFLQKLKVEIVVEDSQVDMVVDKVVQAARTGEIGDGKIFISPVEETIRIRTGEKNLEAI from the coding sequence TTGAAAAAGATTGAAGCAATTATTCGTCCTTTTAAACTAGATGAGGTTAAAATCGCTTTAGTTAATGCGGGAATTGTTGGTATGACAGTTTCTGAAGTGCGTGGTTTTGGTCGTCAGAAAGGACAAACAGAACGTTATCGTGGTTCTGAATATACCGTAGAGTTTTTACAAAAGCTCAAAGTAGAAATTGTCGTGGAAGACTCTCAAGTTGATATGGTAGTAGATAAAGTTGTTCAAGCCGCCCGTACAGGGGAAATTGGTGATGGCAAAATCTTTATTTCTCCCGTTGAAGAAACCATCCGTATTAGAACTGGTGAGAAAAACTTAGAAGCTATTTAA
- the nth gene encoding endonuclease III, protein MRITKKKKAIEILNILKQLYPTATCSLNYETPLQLLVATILSAQCTDERVNKVTPALFKRFPTAESFAQGDRQEIETFIHSTGFYRNKAKNIHLTCQKIVQDFNGNVPQTMKELLTLAGVARKTANVVLAHAFGIIEGVTVDTHVKRLSNRLGLTTRSNPVLIEQDLMKLLPQPEWENFSISIIYHGRAVCNARKPNCTECALNHLCKHNGSK, encoded by the coding sequence ATGAGAATCACCAAGAAAAAAAAAGCGATCGAGATTTTAAATATTCTTAAGCAACTTTATCCCACAGCTACTTGTAGCCTTAACTATGAAACTCCATTACAATTATTAGTTGCCACAATTTTATCAGCTCAGTGTACCGATGAAAGGGTAAATAAGGTAACACCAGCACTATTTAAACGTTTTCCTACCGCAGAAAGTTTCGCTCAAGGCGATCGCCAAGAAATTGAGACTTTCATTCATTCAACGGGCTTTTATCGCAATAAAGCGAAAAACATTCACTTAACCTGTCAAAAAATTGTCCAAGATTTTAACGGTAATGTACCCCAAACCATGAAAGAGTTGTTAACCTTAGCCGGAGTAGCACGAAAAACCGCTAATGTTGTCTTGGCTCATGCTTTTGGTATCATTGAAGGGGTAACGGTAGATACCCATGTTAAAAGACTTAGTAACCGTCTTGGTTTGACCACACGATCGAATCCTGTACTCATTGAACAAGACTTGATGAAATTATTACCTCAACCAGAATGGGAAAATTTCTCCATAAGTATTATTTATCACGGTAGAGCAGTGTGTAACGCTCGAAAACCCAACTGTACAGAATGTGCATTAAATCATTTGTGTAAACACAATGGTAGTAAATAA
- the map gene encoding type I methionyl aminopeptidase: MKKNKRGIELKTEAEIEIMRVAGKIVATVLKEIQEITKPGMTTGDLDAYAENRIREMGASPSFKGYHGFPASICACINDEVVHGIPSPKKVINMGDILKIDTGAYYNGFHGDSCISFPVGKVKRNAVKLLEVAEVALYKGIEQVKAGNYLMDIAIAVQDYVEKNGFSVVENFVGHGVGRNLHEEPSVFNVRTKDLPNVELKAGMTLAIEPIINAGKKETRTLKDHWTVVTVDKQLSAQFEHTVLVTNDGYEILTQRN; encoded by the coding sequence ATGAAAAAAAATAAGAGGGGAATTGAGTTAAAAACAGAAGCTGAAATCGAAATTATGCGAGTAGCGGGGAAAATTGTTGCTACAGTCTTAAAAGAAATTCAAGAAATTACTAAACCGGGTATGACAACCGGTGATTTAGATGCCTATGCAGAAAATAGAATTAGAGAAATGGGTGCATCCCCAAGTTTTAAAGGTTATCATGGTTTTCCTGCCTCTATTTGTGCTTGTATTAATGATGAAGTAGTACATGGTATTCCGAGTCCCAAAAAAGTCATCAACATGGGAGATATATTGAAAATTGACACAGGAGCTTACTACAATGGTTTTCATGGAGACTCTTGTATTAGTTTTCCTGTGGGTAAAGTAAAAAGAAATGCCGTTAAATTGCTAGAAGTGGCAGAAGTTGCTTTATATAAGGGTATTGAACAAGTTAAAGCTGGAAATTACTTAATGGATATTGCCATCGCCGTTCAAGATTATGTTGAAAAAAATGGTTTTTCCGTCGTAGAAAATTTTGTAGGTCATGGTGTAGGCAGAAACTTACATGAAGAACCCTCCGTATTCAATGTTCGTACTAAAGATTTACCTAATGTAGAATTAAAAGCTGGAATGACATTAGCGATCGAGCCTATTATTAATGCGGGTAAAAAAGAAACTCGTACTTTAAAAGATCATTGGACTGTAGTAACGGTAGATAAACAGCTTTCAGCTCAATTTGAGCATACTGTATTAGTTACTAATGATGGTTATGAAATCCTAACCCAAAGAAATTAA